From the Thermococcus sp. 18S1 genome, one window contains:
- a CDS encoding cupin domain-containing protein — protein sequence MFVGHYTEVPEKDTGFEGVTIRWLVSPKLGAKNYAMRYFVLKKGAEIPLHDHDWEHEIFIVKGEGIITNGKEEFHVREGDFLYVPPNESHGYKATGETLEFLCIIPAKREAIPEDEWA from the coding sequence ATGTTCGTCGGACACTACACCGAGGTCCCCGAGAAGGACACCGGTTTTGAGGGAGTGACGATAAGGTGGCTCGTTTCTCCAAAGCTTGGGGCGAAGAACTACGCGATGCGCTACTTCGTCCTCAAGAAGGGCGCGGAGATACCGCTCCACGACCACGACTGGGAGCACGAGATATTCATCGTGAAGGGAGAGGGAATCATAACGAACGGAAAGGAAGAGTTCCACGTCAGGGAGGGCGACTTCCTCTACGTCCCACCCAACGAGTCCCACGGCTACAAGGCAACCGGAGAAACGCTGGAATTCCTATGCATAATCCCTGCCAAGAGGGAGGCCATTCCTGAGGACGAGTGGGCTTAA
- a CDS encoding signal peptidase I: MRKRHLDVLSIISYLLFAFVVVIVVLHFVFGFQYVVILTDSMKPDINPNDLVITKPVSSKDIQIGDVILYRIEIGNSTYQIAHRIVGIKLDPTSGYYYITKGDNRNYTDPWKVYPKQVIGRVVLVIPMIGVIWYYTPLIVLGLFLIVIASLAYDLAWLLLEEEPLRSKSRKADLVALRRKKIKVHYYRRH; the protein is encoded by the coding sequence ATGAGAAAGCGTCATCTCGATGTTCTCTCAATCATCTCGTATCTTCTCTTCGCTTTCGTGGTCGTAATAGTGGTTCTCCATTTTGTCTTTGGCTTTCAGTATGTGGTTATTTTGACCGACTCAATGAAGCCGGATATAAACCCTAATGATCTCGTCATAACGAAGCCCGTCTCTTCAAAAGACATCCAGATAGGCGATGTCATTCTCTATCGCATTGAGATTGGCAATTCCACTTATCAAATAGCCCACCGGATCGTTGGAATAAAGTTAGACCCAACTAGTGGCTATTACTACATAACCAAGGGAGACAATAGGAATTACACTGATCCCTGGAAGGTGTATCCGAAGCAGGTAATCGGTCGAGTAGTTCTTGTTATCCCAATGATAGGCGTTATCTGGTACTACACACCTCTGATAGTTCTGGGTCTCTTTCTGATAGTTATCGCCTCCCTCGCGTACGACCTGGCCTGGCTCCTGCTCGAGGAGGAACCCCTGCGTTCAAAATCCAGAAAGGCAGACCTCGTCGCTCTGAGAAGGAAGAAAATAAAGGTTCATTACTACCGGCGCCATTAA